The sequence below is a genomic window from Euwallacea similis isolate ESF13 chromosome 1, ESF131.1, whole genome shotgun sequence.
TAACGGTAACCGCGTTACCGACCAACATGATCGCCTTAGTGGTAACAACCGCAAAAAATCTCAgattttatcgattttcacaATTATTACATTTCAGATATTGCTTTCTGCTGCGGTCCTTACGCAGGCTCGTCCCGAGGCTGGGTACAGCTATCCTATACCTGCAGAACCCGCCCTAACATTACCCGGACCCAGTATTGGAGGCTCCCACGGGATTAGTAGCATCAACATTGGAACTTCCGGCAGCAGTCATGGCACTGATATCAACCAGATCAGTCTTACTACTTCGGGAAGTGGCACCCTTGGCCTCTCAGGAGGATCTTCTTCACTTCTCCATGGAGGGTCTCCAACGCTTCTTCATGGAGGATCTTCCTCGCTTCTACACGGAAGTTCTTCTGGACTTATCCACGGAGGATCGTCCTCTCTTCTGCATGGAGGTTCTTCCGGACTTCTGCACGGAGGCTCTTCCGGACTTCTGCACGGAGGCTCTTCCGGACTTCTGCACGGAGGCTCTTCCGGACTTCTCCAAGGCGGATCATCTTCGTTGGTGCAAGGAGGCAACTTTGGATCATTCAGCGGATCAAGTAGCTCCTTCACGGGTGGTTTCTCCTCAGGATCAGCCCTAGGAGGCGGTTCCACTCTGGTACAAAAGCACATCTACGTGCACGTACCCCCTCCAGAGCCTGAAGATCTGCAACCGCAGCGAATTATCCCCGTGGCTCCCGCTCAGAAgcattacaaaattatattcattaAGGCTCCATCGCCACCCACTCCCACTGTTCCAGCCATCCCTGTCCAGCAACAAAACGAGGAGAAGACCTTGGTGTACGTGTTGGTAAAGAAACCCGAGGAAGCACCAGAGTTAACTATTCCTGCACCTGTGCCCACGCAACCCAGCAAACCAGAAGTTTACTTTATTCGCTACAAGACTCAAAAGGATCACTCAGGAAGCCTTGCTGGATCCTCGTTAGGAGGAGCAGGACTTATTGACGACAGTAGTTCCGCCCTGGTGGGTTCAGTCTCAGGGGTGAGCGGTGGACTCACCTCCTTCACCTCATCGCACGGATCCAGTTCCAGCAGTTCGTTCATTTCCGGTTCCTCAGCGAGTTCCGGGGGGCTGAGTACATCATACGGGCCCCCAGGGCACGTTCCAGGGCCGTACTGAGAGTCAAGGAGTGAAAGTGATGTCGTAATTTAAATAGTGGCTGACAAAAAGACATTTATCTCCCGTGATATAGTTATTTATCATTACACAGGTAGAAATTCGTATAACTTAGGATTCGCACTAGCGCACGAACTATACCATTATGCCATCCATATTAGAGGATTTAGGATCGTTTATTAATTGTGGATTAGTCTTATGTGATACGGtgacaaaaattaatgttaaagtctaatttataatgaataaatatttttttaaacttcaaaacttttatttggTTTGAATATTAGCtcgaaatttttatgaaatttgtttaacaTTTGGCATTATCAGCAATCAAACACGTGCAGAGTAGGTCAAAACAACactaaaaaagaatatttttgaaaacatataATAATTTGGACTGTGTgttaaaaatgacaaattccGTATTTTTATTCTCTTAAATCAAATGGTAAAGAACATCAAACCaggaattcaaaaaatgtatttcaacCAAatcttagaaaaattaaaccaaaCACAAAACGAGCAACTTTAAT
It includes:
- the LOC136412127 gene encoding uncharacterized protein isoform X2, giving the protein MIALVILLSAAVLTQARPEAGYSYPIPAEPALTLPGPSIGGSHGISSINIGTSGSSHGTDINQISLTTSGSGTLGLSGGSSSLLHGGSPTLLHGGSSSLLHGSSSGLIHGGSSSLLHGGSSGLLQGGSSSLVQGGNFGSFSGSSSSFTGGFSSGSALGGGSTLVQKHIYVHVPPPEPEDLQPQRIIPVAPAQKHYKIIFIKAPSPPTPTVPAIPVQQQNEEKTLVYVLVKKPEEAPELTIPAPVPTQPSKPEVYFIRYKTQKDHSGSLAGSSLGGAGLIDDSSSALVGSVSGVSGGLTSFTSSHGSSSSSSFISGSSASSGGLSTSYGPPGHVPGPY
- the LOC136412127 gene encoding uncharacterized protein isoform X1 yields the protein MIALVILLSAAVLTQARPEAGYSYPIPAEPALTLPGPSIGGSHGISSINIGTSGSSHGTDINQISLTTSGSGTLGLSGGSSSLLHGGSPTLLHGGSSSLLHGSSSGLIHGGSSSLLHGGSSGLLHGGSSGLLHGGSSGLLHGGSSGLLQGGSSSLVQGGNFGSFSGSSSSFTGGFSSGSALGGGSTLVQKHIYVHVPPPEPEDLQPQRIIPVAPAQKHYKIIFIKAPSPPTPTVPAIPVQQQNEEKTLVYVLVKKPEEAPELTIPAPVPTQPSKPEVYFIRYKTQKDHSGSLAGSSLGGAGLIDDSSSALVGSVSGVSGGLTSFTSSHGSSSSSSFISGSSASSGGLSTSYGPPGHVPGPY